The following are encoded in a window of Corythoichthys intestinalis isolate RoL2023-P3 chromosome 8, ASM3026506v1, whole genome shotgun sequence genomic DNA:
- the LOC130920553 gene encoding N-acyl-aromatic-L-amino acid amidohydrolase (carboxylate-forming) B-like — protein MQHLTFPTLSHFAICGGTHGNELTGVYVVREMEKKKVNKIGSVSVMTVLSNPEAVEVCRRYVDTDLNRCFRDATLSTPLTASSPHEIKRAHELNALLGPKGSPQAVSLLCDIHNTTSNMGQCFIFYGFDWIALHIFKYVQSKTSFGPVRAIQCDVPNSETYSLESVGKHGFALEVGPQPNGVVRADIYNMVTETLDLIMDWLEKFNSGITFEGSEVEAFCVGKPLDYPRNPITNEVTAAIHPQLQDNDFKALCAGDPIFQSFTGDTVKYEGEEAYPLFVNECAYYEKKVAFYLARKISISLPSISVKTDMSG, from the exons ATGCAGCACCTCACTTTCCCAACACTATCGCATTTTGCCATTTGCGGCGGTACGCACGGCAATGAGTTGACAGGGGTGTACGTGGTGCGAgagatggagaaaaaaaaggtgaaTAAGATTGGCTCTGTGTCAGTAATGACAGTCCTGTCAAATCCAGAGGCTGTTGAAGTGTGCAGACGGTACGTGGACACAGATCTAAATCGTTGTTTCCGAGATGCTACGCTGAG TACGCCCCTCACGGCCTCCTCACCGCATGAGATAAAGAGAGCTCACGAGTTGAATGCTCTGCTTGGGCCCAAAGGAAGTCCACAGGCCGTGAGCTTGCTTTGTGACATCCACAACACCACCAGCAACATGGGCCAGTGCTTCATCTTTTATGGCTTTGATTGGATCGccctacatatttttaaatatgtacag AGTAAAACATCATTTGGGCCGGTGAGAGCAATTCAGTGTGACGTACCAAATTCAGAGACCTATTCCCTTGAATCTGTGGGCAAACATGGCTTTG CATTAGAGGTTGGACCTCAGCCCAACGGAGTGGTTAGAGCAGACATCTATAACATGGTAACAGAAACACTGGATCTCATCATGGACTGGCTTGAAAAATTCAATTCTG GAATTACGTTTGAGGGCAGTGAAGTGGAGGCATTCTGTGTGGGCAAGCCCCTCGACTACCCGAGAAATCCGATCACCAATGAGGTCACCGCTGCAATTCATCCACAGCTTCAG GACAACGACTTTAAGGCTCTCTGTGCCGGGGACCCCATTTTCCAGTCCTTCACAGGAGATACGGTCAAGTATGAAGGAGAGGAGGCCTACCCTTTATTTGTAAACGAATGTGCCTACTATGAGAAGAAGGTTGCCTTTTATTTAGCTCGGAAAATCAGTATTAGCCTCCCATCCATTAGTGTGAAGACAGACATGAGCGGGTGA
- the cldnd1b gene encoding claudin domain-containing protein 1b, with protein MVDNRYATALVIGSVLSLLAAVYLSVAVGTQHWYQYSSPPAAHDGSNASLLRDDSVDGEFNEKTSSENLYRFNGTMGLWWWCILVPSQSHWFKEPDPKFQRQCERFTLPQQFLPKYKYHGNHNREEDLLRTYLWRCQFLLPLVSLALVFLSGLIGVCACLCRSFTPTLAVGVLHLLAALCSLGSVCCFLAGVDLLHQYTKPKEVESSLGWSLYLALISFPLQVMASALFIWAARSHRKNYTRMIAYRVA; from the exons ATGGTGGATAATCGCTACGCCACTGCCCTGGTCATCGGCTCCGTGCTGAGCCTACTGGCTGCTGTTTACTTATCGGTGGCTGTGGGAACGCAGCACTGGTATCAGTACAGCAGCCCTCCGGCCGCACATGATGGGAGCAACGCCTCACTCTTGCGGGACGACTCCGTTGACGGCGAATTCAATGAGAAGACATCCAGCGAGAACTTGTATCGCTTTAATGGCACCATGGGACTGTGGTGGTGGTGCATCCTAGTGCCAAGCCAGTCCCATTGGTTCAAGGAGCCAG ATCCCAAGTTTCAGAGGCAGTGTGAGCGCTTCACACTTCCTCAGCAGTTCTTACCAAAGTACAAATATCATGGAAACCACAACCGTGAAGAGGACCTGTTAAGGACAT ACTTGTGGAGGTGCCAGTTTCTCCTACCTCTGGTGTCTCTGGCCTTGGTCTTCCTCAGCGGCCTCATTGGCGTCTGCGCTTGCCTGTGCCGCAGCTTCACGCCTACCTTGGCTGTGGGAGTGTTGCATCTACTTGCAG CTCTTTGCTCTCTGGGGAGCGTGTGCTGCTTTCTGGCCGGCGTGGATCTCCTCCACCAGTACACAAAACCTAAGGAGGTGGAATCCTCTCTGGGCTGGTCCCTCTATCTCGCCCTCATCTCTTTCCCGCTGCAAGTGATGGCGTCCGCCTTGTTCATCTGGGCAGCCCGCAGCCACCGAAAGAACTACACACGCATGATTGCTTACAGAGTGGCCTAA